The following are encoded in a window of Gavia stellata isolate bGavSte3 chromosome 17, bGavSte3.hap2, whole genome shotgun sequence genomic DNA:
- the LOC104257455 gene encoding serum amyloid A protein, translating into MRLCVCLVLLSFILCASADMQPLARGGRFAWDAVGGAWDMLRAYWDMREANYKGADKYFHARGNYDAAQRGPGGAWAAKVISDARENWQSDMSGRGAEDTRADQEANAWGRNGGDPNRYRPAGLPSKY; encoded by the exons ATGAGGCTCTGTGTCTGCCTTGTGTTGCTCTCCTTTATTCTATGTGCAAGCGCCGATATGCAACCATTAGCCCGAGGTGGACGATTTGCCTGGGATGCAGTGGGAG ggGCATGGGATATGCTCAGGGCATACTGGGACATGCGCGAGGCAAATTATAAAGGTGCCGACAAATATTTCCACGCTCGTGGGAATTACGATGCTGCCCAAAGAGGACCTGGCGGTGCTTGGGCAGCCAAAGTGATCAG TGACGCCCGGGAAAACTGGCAAAGCGACATGAGCGGCAGAGGCGCAGAAGACACCCGAGCTGACCAAGAGGCCAACGCCTGGGGCAGGAACGGCGGGGACCCCAACCGCTACAGGCCTGCCGGCCTTCCCAGCAAATACTAA
- the HPS5 gene encoding BLOC-2 complex member HPS5 — protein MASMPVIPDSYNHVLAEFECLDPLLSALRLDSSRLKCTCIAVSKRWLALGSSGGGLNLIQKDGWKQRLFLAHKEGAISRVACCLHDDDYVAVATSQGLVVVWELNQERRGKPERIYVSSEHKGRKVTALCWDTAALRVFVGDHVGKVSAIKINASKQGKAAATFVMFPVQIITTVDSRVVQLDYLDGRLLISSLTRTYLCDTERQKFWKIGNKERDGEFGACFFPVGKNSGNQQPLIYCARPGSRMWEVNFDGEVQSTHQFKQLLSSPPLPVVSLRLDPHYTSSSCSPQSLSFPKLLYLTEHCVMTWTERGIYIFLPQSVQVLLWSEVKDIQDIAVYRSELFCLHTNGKVGHLSLLLVDRCIERLIRRGFWTLAARVCCLFQNSVISCRARKNLPLDKLEHLKSQLDASTQQDLITQLEELISKLEPLDSACSSRRSSISSHESFSVLDSGIYRVISRRGSQSDEDSCSLHSQTLSEDERLREFPAHQEDEQVELDNVSHASVTVEADRNETFLPFSIPLSFRSPSPLVSLQAVKESVSSFVRKTTEKIGTLHISPDTRGRQEAKDDEQLQELTVNLVASPQEEKELEAQSCQLPEEDHLRDLKAATAEAIAKLQDPLVLLEPQCMRRVLQEWLIYLEAKFGSKQHSASSIKKSKTVCAEEMRAVLEENLGLDPTDGDPADKEYSILEDCTEKENNGETCVSKTTCENSTDLKGPLDCCFQVAPPYVIEPDVQKDLVELTTLCFELCVFSCGNSEAEESCDTSLPLAASWTLACRFMRSYFFLLDLKRLKQCIITTYATSPNVWETYLAGLKELTCHSPVALAMENEDMLKILKQLHDLGPWDDSPLLLVHAQRLYEKFGETALRPLIKFHPSILPSDIKQLCRNDPAHFLAYLDSLMKSKPEDKRSSLLRSLLQPESVRLDWLCLAVSHDAPQRANTVDAEGNPRPRSHLFTWGYSQLILLLIKLPADFVTKEKMADICKSHGFWPGYLFLCLELDRRIEAFTNIAHLDDLSLLNGEDGSIPETIEEWKFLLRLAQNHSTAFHHHGPQNGNAVSNGSPSCPDCITVENVALLLAKTIGPNRALPLLQECGLTLELSERFTGVCEILRIAEKRQRALIQSMLERCDRFLWSQQA, from the exons ATGGCCTCTATGCCAGTAATTCCAGATTCTTACAACCATGTGTTGGCAGAGTTTGAATGTTTGGATCCGTTGCTTTCTGCGCTCAGGCTGGATTCTAGTCGTCTGAAG TGCACATGTATAGCTGTGTCGAAGAGATGGCTAGCTCTAGGCAGTTCAGGAGGAGGACTGAACCTTATACAGAAAGATGGTTGGAAGCAAAGACTCTTTCTCGCTCATAAG GAAGGTGCCATTTCCCGGGTTGCCTGTTGCTTACATGATGACGACTATGTTGCTGTCGCCACCAG CCAAGGTCTTGTAGTAGTCTGGGAGCTGAATCAGGAACGTCGTGGGAAGCCAGAACGGATTTATGTTTCCTCTGAGCATAAGGGCAGAAAAGTCACAGCTCTGTGTTGGGATACAGCTGCCCTTCGTGTTTTTGTAGGAGATCATGTGGGAAAAGTATCAGCCATCAAGATTAACGCATCGAAACAAGGCAAG GCTGCTGCTACTTTTGTGATGTTTCCTGTTCAGATTATAACCACCGTAGATTCTCGGGTTGTTCAGCTTGATTATTTGGATGGAAGACTGCTCATATCTTCACTTACACGCACCTATTTGTGTGATACGGAGAGGCAA AAGTTCTGGAAAATTGGTaacaaagagagagatggagaattTGGAGCATGTTTCTTCCCTGTTGGAAAAAACAGTGGGAATCAGCAGCCTTTAATATATTGTGCTCGACCTGGCTCAAGGATGTGGGAGGTGAACTTTGATGGGGAAGTGCAAAGCACACATCAGTTCAAGCAGCTGCTCTCATCACCGCCTCTCCCTGTTGTTTCTCTCAG GCTGGATCCTCATTATACTAGTTCCAGCTGCTCTCCACAATCTTTGTCTTTCCCCAAGCTACTGTATTTGAC TGAGCACTGTGTGATGACCTGGACAGAAAGAggcatttatatttttcttccccaaagtGTTCAAGTCTTACTCTGGAGCGAAGTAAAAG ATATTCAGGATATTGCAGTTTACAGAAGTGAGTTGTTCTGTCTGCATACAAATGGAAAAGTTGGGCACCTCTCCCTTCTGCTGGTAGACCGCTGCATAGAGCGTCTGATAAGAAGAGGGTTCTGGACACTTGCTGCCAGGGTCTGTTGTCTCTTCCAAAATTCAGTCATTTCTTGCAGA GCAAGAAAAAATTTGCCTCTAGACAAGCTGGAGCACTTGAAGTCTCAGCTGGATGCCTCAACCCAGCAAGATCTCATTACGCAGCTGGAAGAACTAATTTCAAAGTTGGAACCTCTAGATTCTGCATGTAGCAGTAGAAGGAGCAGTATCTCATCTCAT GAAAGCTTCAGTGTCTTAGACTCCGGAATATATCGTGTTATCAGTCGAAGAGGCAGTCAGTCAGATGAAGATTCATGTTCTCTCCACAGTCAAACGCTCTCAGAAGATGAGAGACTTAGAGAATTTCCTGCACACCAGGAAGATGAGCAAGTAGAACTTG ACAATGTATCTCATGCATCTGTGACGGTTGAGGCTGACCGGAATGAGACATTTCTCCCATTCAGTATTCCTTTGTCATTTCGTTCCCCATCTCCTCTCGTCTCTCTCCAAGCTGTCAAAGAAAG TGTTTCCAGCTTTGTACGCAAAACTACTGAAAAGATTGGCACACTTCATATAAGTCCTGATACTAGAGGGAGACAAGAAGCAAAGGATGATGAGCAGCTGCAGGAGTTGACTGTTAATCTGGTAGCATCTCCCCAGGAAGAGAAGGA GTTAGAAGCACAGAGCTGCCAGCTTCCAGAGGAGGACCATCTAAGAGATCTCAAGGCTGCAACGGCAGAAGCTAT AGCCAAACTCCAGGATCCCCTGGTTTTGTTAGAACCGCAGTGTATGAGAAGGGTTTTACAGGAATGGCTTATTTATCTAGAAGCAAAGTTCGGCAGCAAACAGCATTCTGCTTCCTCTATTAAGAAAAGCAAGACTGTGTGTGCTGAAGAAATGAGGGCGGTCCTGGAGGAAAACCTAGGACTGGATCCAACTGATGGAGACCCAGCGGACAAAGAATATAGTATCTTGGAAGACtgcactgaaaaggaaaataatggcGAAACCTGTGTAAGCAAAACCACGTGTGAAAATAGTACTGATTTGAAGGGGCCTTTGGACTGCTGCTTTCAAGTGGCTCCTCCATATGTCATAGAACCGGATGTTCAGAAAGATCTCGTTGAGTTGACAACACTGTGTTTTGagctgtgtgtgttttcttgtgGAAATAGTGAGGCAGAGGAAAGCTGTGACACAAGTCTGCCACTAGCAGCTTCATGGACCTTGGCTTGTAGGTTTATGCGAAGctacttctttcttttggaTTTAAAAAGGCTAAAGCAGTGTATTATAACCACGTATGCAACCAGTCCTAATGTATGGGAAACATACCTTGCAGGATTGAAAG AACTAACTTGTCACAGTCCAGTGGCTTTAGCAATGGAAAATGAAGATATgttgaaaatactgaaacagcTACATGACCTGGGGCCTTGGGATGATAGCCCACTGTTACTGGTACATGCTCAAAG GCTTTATGAAAAATTTGGGGAAACAGCTCTTCGGCCCTTGATCAAGTTCCACCCCTCTATTTTGCCTTCTGATATCAAACAGCTTTGCAGGAATGATCCAGCTCACTTCTTAGCATATTTAGATAGTCTGATGAAATCAAAGCCAGAGGATAAAAG gtCATCTCTCCTTAGATCTCTTTTGCAGCCTGAATCTGTACGACTGGATTGGTTGTGCTTGGCAGTTTCTCATGATGCACCACAAAGGGCAAATACTGTGGATGCAGAAGGAAATCCCAG GCCACGATCTCACTTGTTTACCTGGGGCTACAGCCAGCTCATTCTGCTTTTGATTAAACTCCCAGCTGATTTTGTTACAAAAGAGAAGATGGCTGACATCTGTAAATCCCATGG ATTTTGGCCTGGATATCTTTTCCTCTGTCTGGAGCTGGATAGAAGAATAGAAGCCTTTACTAATATTGCTCATTTGGATGATTTGAGCCTGTTGAATGGAGAAGATG GTTCCATTCCAGAGACCATAGAAGAATGGAAGTTTCTTCTGCGTCTTGCACAAAATCACAGCACAGCTTTCCACCACCATGGCCCACAGAATGGGAATGCTGTCAGCAATGGTAGCCCGAGCTGCCCAGACTGCATCACTGTGGAAAACGTAGCTCTCTTACTGGCAAAGACCATTGGCCCAAATCGTGCCTTGCCTCTCTTGCAGGAGTGTGGCTTGACACTAGAATTGTCTGAGAGATTTACTGGTGTCTGTGAGATACTGAGAATTGCTGAGAAAAGGCAAAG AGCGCTGATTCAGTCCATGTTGGAAAGGTGTGACCGGTTTTTGTGGTCTCAGCAAGCATAG